AACCGTTATCCCGCGCACTCTCGACGTCCCAGACATGGACCCCGACGCCGTCGACGACCTGCATTCAGGTGCCCACGAGGGCAGCGGCGTCGACGAGTCGGGACACGTCCCCCACGGCAGCACCGACGACCCGCAGCTGCTGGACTTCAGCGCGAACACGAATCCCCGGACGCCGGAGGGGGTGGCGCGGATCTACGAGGCGGCGCTGGCCGAGGCCAGGGCGTACCCGTCGACGGACTACTGCGGGTTCCGGACGGCCGCCGCCGAGTACGTGGGCTGCGAGGGCCGTCAGGTGATCCCCACCGGCGGGGGCCTCGGCGCGATCAGGCTGACGCTGGAGACCTGCGTCCGCCCGGGCGACACCGTGCTCGTCCCGGCACCGAGCTTCGGCGAGTACGCCCGCGAGGTCCGCCTGCAGGGCGCCGAGCCGGTGTTCGTCGACCACGACGCCGTCGACGAGCAGGACCCGGCCGATCACGCGGCGGCCGTCGTCTGCAACCCGAACAACCCGACCGGTGACGCGTACGACCGCGAGCGGCTCCGCGCGTTCGCCGAGCGCTGCCGCGAGTCGGGGACCGTGCTGCTCCTCGACGAGGCGTTCATGGACTTCGCCGACCGACCTTCGCTGGCCGGGACCGACGGCGTCGTCGTCGCCC
This genomic interval from Halomicrobium urmianum contains the following:
- the cobD gene encoding threonine-phosphate decarboxylase CobD; its protein translation is MDPDAVDDLHSGAHEGSGVDESGHVPHGSTDDPQLLDFSANTNPRTPEGVARIYEAALAEARAYPSTDYCGFRTAAAEYVGCEGRQVIPTGGGLGAIRLTLETCVRPGDTVLVPAPSFGEYAREVRLQGAEPVFVDHDAVDEQDPADHAAAVVCNPNNPTGDAYDRERLRAFAERCRESGTVLLLDEAFMDFADRPSLAGTDGVVVARSLTKIFGLPGLRAGFAVATGDLRDRLDVARTPWTMGGPAATVGTYCLRREPFVVETRERVHRERARMRERLSQRFAVTGSDAPFLLLELDSPGDVDDVLSTLREHNVTARDARTFRGLDRHVRVAVRTREENGRLLDALDV